One window of Bos mutus isolate GX-2022 chromosome 29, NWIPB_WYAK_1.1, whole genome shotgun sequence genomic DNA carries:
- the LOC138986202 gene encoding large ribosomal subunit protein eL39 has product MSSHKTFRIKRFLAKKQKQNRPIPQWIRMKTGNKIRYNSKRRHWRRTKLGL; this is encoded by the coding sequence ATGTCTTCTCACAAGACTTTCAGGATCAAGCGATTCCTggccaagaaacaaaagcagaatcgTCCCATTCCTCAatggattcgaatgaaaactggcAATAAAATCAGGTACAACTCCAAGAGAAGACATTGGAGAAGAACCAAGCTGGGTCTATAA